CACCTCGCCTTCCGCGACCCCCTGACCGCCCTGGCGAACCGGACGCGCTTCATGGCCGACCTGGAGGAGGCCTGCCTGGCCCTGGTTTCCAGGGGGGAAGCGCCCTTTGCCGTCGGGCTGCTGGACCTCGACGACTTCAAGCGGGTCAACGACGCGCACGGCCACCTCGCCGGGGACCACCTGCTCGTCACGCTGGCGGGGCGGATCGCGCGCACCCTGCCGCCCGGGGCGCTCGTGGCCCGCATGGGCGGCGACGAGTTCGCCCTGCTGGTGCCGGACGCGACCGGCGAGCGGGTGCAGGCGGCGGCACAGGCCGTCCGCACCGCCCTCGGGGTGCCCGTTCCCCTCGGCGGGGCCTCCCTCCAGGTCGGGGGCAGCCTGGGCTGGGCCCTGGCCCCCCGGGACGCCGACACCCCCGACGGGCTGTTGCGGCACGCCGACGCCGCCATGTACGCGGCCAAACGCGGGCCACCCTGAGCGGCGTGGTGCCACGGCGAGGTGGGGGCTGCGCTCGGCGTGCCCCTTATGCGGCCAGGTCCGCGGGGCGGGTCAGCCTCCACCGAGAGTCAGGGGTCGGCTAAGTTCGTAGGGGTCCCCTGGCCGGGTGCGGGGGTGCCCCGCCCCCACTTGCCTCCCCCGGGGGCCATGCTCGACAAACCGCTTGGGAACGAGCAGAAGAACCTGCGGGGAAGCCAACGGCCTGAGCACAAGGAGCTGTGGCGCCCCAGTCGCGGGACCGCCCAACATCGCCGCCCGGGGGTTTACCGGGGGCTTCTGCGGCAGGCGGCGGACGTTCTAAAAAGGGCGGGTGAGCCGGAGCGTGGACACGAGCTTTCCCGAATCGTCTTTCAGTGCCCCGAGGTAGATGCCGTTCTCAAACTTCCCCCGGTAGATGTTGAGGGGTTCATAGTAGAAGTGCAGTTCCCCGGTGATCGAGTTGCCGTACATAAAGTCGAAGGCTGTGTCTCCCCCCGCGAGGATCATGGTGAAGTCCCCCTCGTGGGGCTTGTTCGTCATGCTGATGCTTGCCCCCAGCACCCCCGTCTCACCGCCTGGTTTGATAAATTCGGCGGTCCAGGCCCCCGAGGCGTCGTACGCCGCTGGGGGCGGCGGAGTGGGGCTGCACGCCGGGAGAGCGAGAGTGCCAACGAGGGTAAGCCCAACCAAGGTACGCACGGCCCCAAAGTAGCGCAGGACCGGTAAGGGCGATTCCCTTTCCGCCGCCGGGCATGGCCCGGGCTGCCCGCATCAGGCCCCCACTCGGCTGGAGGCGGCGGCTTCCCCGGGGGGCTGCGAGAGGGCGAACACGGCCCTCTGTGAAAAGCAATGCCCCCGCGCGGGGCGGGGGTTTTTTGTGGCGGGCCCTGTAGGACTTGAACCCACGACCTACGGTTTTGGAGACCGCCGCTCTACCAACTGAGCTAAGGACCCGGATGCGGCGTGAGGCTGAAGCCCCCGCGCAAGCCCGGGCACTATAGCAAAGGCCCCCGGGGCGTGCAAGGGTGAGGGCCCTACAGCACCCCGCCCCCCAGCATCAGCCGCAGCGCGGCGAGCCCCGCCACGATGGCACTCAGGGTCACCGCGCCCCGGTCGCGGGCGAGCGCGCCGAACACCAGGCCCAGCACGGCGGGGGGCAGCACGAAGATCCAGTTCAGCCAGCCGAAGAAGGGCAGCAGGCCCAGCAGCAGCCCCAGCGCGGCGAGAATGCCGAAGATCAGGGAGAGGACTCGCATGTCCCCGCTACGGGATGACGGGGGTGAAAGTTGCGTCCCTCTCCCGCAGACGGGCGGCGTGGGGCGGGTGTAGGCTGCCCCGCGTGACCCGCCCACCCCCACCCCTTCCCGAGGGGGCCCAGGCCCGCGCCCCGCTCGTGCTCTCGGCGCTGGAGACCCTGTACCCGGACGCCCGCACCGAGCTGAAGTTCAACAGTCCCTTCGAGCTGCTTGTCGCCACCGTCCTGAGCGCCCAGGCCACAGACGTGAGCGTGAACGCCGCCACGCCCGCCCTCTTTGCCCGCTACCCGGACGCGCACGCGATGAGCGGGGCGACCCCGGAAGACCTCGAACCCCTGATCCGGTCCATCGGCCTGTACCGGGCCAAGGCGCGCAACCTCGCCGCGCTGGCCCGCCTGCTCGTGGAGCGGCACGGCGGGGAGGTGCCGAACGATTTCGGGGCGGTCGTCGCCCTGCCCGGCGCGGGTCGCAAGACGGCGAACGTGGTCCTCAGCAACGCCTACGGCTACCCCGCCATCGCGGTCGATACCCATGTGGGCCGCCTCGCCCGGCGCCTGGGGCTGAGCGCCCAGACGAACCCGGACAGGGTGGAGCGCGACCTCCAGCACCTCTTTCCGCGCGACCGCTGGGTTTTCCTGCACCACGGGCTGATCCTGCATGGCCGCCGGGTGTGCCTGGCCCGCAAGCCCCGCTGCCCCGAGTGCCCCATGCGGGACTTCTGCCCGAAGGTCGGGGTGGCGGCGTGAGGGGGTCCGTGGCGCGTGGGAAGTGGGAAGTGGAGGCTTCAGCGATGGCTTTCCGCCCCCGCCATGCCTTTCCCACGCCCCACTCCCTACTGACCTCTTCCCGCCGGACTCGCCAGGCCGCGGGGCGGGGGCGAGCATGACCTGGCGCTTCTCCCGGCAGGTCTGGCTGTACCTCACCTCGGCCTTCACCTTCGGGCTCTCGCAGGCGTTCGCGGCGCTCTTCCTGAACTTCTACCTGCGGGCGCTGGGGCTGGGGGCCGAGTGGCAGGGGCTGGTGAACGCGCTCCCGGCGCTCACCCTGGCGTGCCTCAGCCTCCCCGCCGTGGCGCTCGCCCGGCGCATCTCCAACGCGCACACGATCAAGGTGGGCAGCGTGCTGAGTTTGCTTGGGGCCGTGCTGCTGGCGATGGCGGGGGGACCTGTTCTCGCCATCGCCGGGGCACTCGTGCAGGGGGCGGGGGCGGCGCTGCTCTCCGTCTCCGGCTCGCCCTTCATGGCGAACCACAGCGACGAGAACACCCGCGTCACCCTCTTTAGCGTGCAGAGCGCCCTGATGACCGGGGCGGGCTTTCTGGGCAACCTGCTGGGCGGGCGGGTGCCGGAGTTGTACGGGGCGGCGACGGGCGTGGCTCCCGACAGCCTGGGCGCCCTGCGGGTGGCGCTGCTCGTCTCGGCGGCCTTTCAGCTCGCGGGGCTGCTCCCGGTGCTGTTCCTGAGGCCGAGCGGCAAACCCCGTCCCGAGGGCCGGTCCCTCGCCATCCGCGACAAACTCACGATGATCCGGCTGGTCGCCCCCAACGTCCTCGTGGGGCTGGGGGCGGGGGCCACCATCCCCTTCCTGAACGTGTTCATCGAGGGCAAGTTCCGCGTGGACTACGCGAGCCTGGGCACCCTCTTCGCCTGGACGAGCCTCGCCACCGCGACGACTGCGCTGCTGCAACCCCTCCTGGTGCGGCGCTTCGGGCAACTCACCGCCGTGCTCACCGTGCAGGCGGCCAGCCTCCCCTTCCTCGCCGTGCTGGGCTTCGCGCCCGAGTTGTGGATGGTCACGGTGGCGCTCTTCACCCGGGGGGCGCTCATGAACGCGGCGGGGCCCGTCTACAGCGCCTACGCGATGACGGCCCTCCCTGACGAGGACCGCCCGATGTACTCCGCCGTCAACACCATCGCCTGGGACGCGGGCTGGGCAGTCAGCAGCCTGCTCTCGGGCGTGATCCGGGGCATGTTGCCCTTCGGCCTGGCCTTCAACGTGCTGTTCGCCTGGACCCTGCTGATGTACGCGGGGAGCGTGGCGCTGATCTACCTGGGGCTGTTTCGCCCGGCGCGGCGCAGCGGGCACCCGGCGGCCCGCCCCAGCGGGGAGGCCACCCCCTGAAGGCCGCGTTTTCTTAAGGGGGGCCCGGCGCCCTGCGGGTGCGGCGGGGGTACACTGGCCCCGATGAGCGACACCGGACCCCTTCAGAGCCTGCAACGCGTGCAGGAGCTTGACCTGGATCTCGACCGGCTGCGGGCCGAGGAGGACAGCGTCCCGGAGGCCCTGAGGAGCGCCCGCGCCCAGCAGGAACGCCTGAACAACGACCTGGAGGATACCGAGATCACCCTGGAGGGCGTGGAGCGGCAGATTCGCCAGCTCGAGCAGGATCTCGCGGGCACCCGCGACCAGGTCGCCCGCGCGAGGGAGGAGCAGGACAAGAACGCCTTCGACGCCCGCGCCCAGTCCCAGTACGGCAGCCGCATCCAGATGCTCACCGAGCGCGCCGAGGAGATGGAAGAGGACCTCGCGCCACTCCGCGAGCGCCAGCGCGAACTGACAGCGCGCGCCTCCGACCTGCGCGGCGAGCACCGCGCCCTGCGTCCCCAGCTTGAAGCCCTGGAGGCCGAGGACGAGGCGCGGGTCCAGGGCCTGCGCGACCAGGGCGAGGGGGCACGCCAGGAACGCGCCCGGCTGGTCGCGGGCATCGACTCCCGCACCGTCAAGGAATACGACCTGATCCGCCGGGCGAAAAAGGGCCTGGGCCTGGTCGAGATTCGCGGGGGCCGCTGCACCGGCTGCAACGTGATGCTCCCCGTCAACGTGCAGCAAAAAGCCGCCCAGGGCAAGCTGCCCCCCGTCAAGTGCCCCTCGTGCGGGCGCTTTCTCGTCAAGTTGAACTAGGGTTGCCGAGCTTCCCGCCGCCTCAGGCCGCCCCGCCTGGGGCCGTATCTTGTACACCAAACCGGGAAGAGGTACAAGCGGTTGTACCCGGACCGTGCGAGTGCTACAGTCGGGCATCTAAGAGCGGCCCCCTGCCCGGGTCCCTGTCCGTCCCCTCCACCTCCTCCTCGCAGGAGGTGAGGCCTTCTGCTGTCCTGTTTTCCAAGGAGTCTCCCCATGACGACCACGCCCGACCGCATCCTGAGCAACTTCGACGAGAACGCCCACCACATCGCCAAGCGGCAGTACCTCCAGGCGGGGGACGGCGACCTGGGCGGGATGTTCCGCCGCATCGCCGACTGGGTGGCGGGCGCCGAGGCCCCGGAGGCGCGGCTCGGGTGGGCGCAGCGGTACTACGACCTGATGGCGGAGAAGAAGTTCTGCCCCGGTGGGCGGGTGCTGGCGGGCGCGGGGACGCAGCACGGGAACGTGTTGAACTGCCTTCAGGGCGACACGCTGGTCGAGACCCGGCAGGGCCAGGCGCGCATCGCTGACCTGTCCGGTGAGGTTGAGGTGCTGTCGCAAGGGGGGCTGTACCGGACGGCTCGCTTCCGTTCTTACGGGACCCAGGACCTGTACCGGGTGCTGTTCGAGAACGGCGAGACGGTCGAGGCGACCGCCGGGCACGAGTGGCCCGTCGGCAAGAGAGGCAAGTCGGGGCAGTACCGCAAGGTGACGACGCTGGACCTGGTCGGCCAGTTCGTGCCCGTGCTGCCCACCGGAAGGCGCCCGGCGCGGGATGAGGACTTCGAGGCCGGGGTGCGGCACGGGGTCACCTACGGCGACGGCTCGAAGAACACGAACGGCCACACCTATCACGTCCAGCTCTTCGGGGCCAAGCGCCCCCTCGCCCAGCACTTTGGCGAGTTCCGGGTGCATGACGCCGTCTACGCGGGCCGCGAGGTCACGGTCGCGCAGGGCATGCGCGGCGAGCTGAAGGCCCTCCCCGACGAGTTGAGCAGCGACGCCTACTGGTACGGCTTCTTCTGCGGCCTGCTCGCTACCGATGGGGGGGTGGACGACCGCGGCTCAGCGGCGATCTACCAGTCGGACGCGGACGAACTCGCCCGCCTCGCGCGGCAGCTCGTGCGTTTCGGGGTGAAGGCGGCGAGCGTCAAGCTCTTCCGTCAGGCGGACGCGGGATATGGCGGCAAGCCCGGCTACGCGCTGCGGTTGATCAAGCAGACCCTCCTCCCCGAGGATTTTCTGCGTGAGGACCAGCGCGAGCGCTTCGGGCGTTCCCTGGGGGGGCGGGCGCTGCCCCGCAACGCCCGCCTCCGCGTGCTGAGTGTGGAGCCGACGGGCCGCCGCGAGGAAGTCTTCTGCTGTGAGGAGCCCCAGACCCGGACCTTCGTGATCCAGGGCGGCCTGTTGACAGGGAACTGCTTCGTGCAGGGCGCGACCGAGCACGCCCCCGAGAGCTTCGACGGCGTCATGGAGGTCGCCAAGAAGCTCGCGCTGGTCACCAAGGTGGGCGGCGGCAACGGCGTGAACCTCGACGTGTACACGCCCCGCGCGGTGAGCAGCCGCCCCGACGCAGGTGTGCGCGGCTGGGCGTACATGAGCGCTGGCCACCCCGACGTGACGGACTTCATCGAGGGCCTGATGCGGCCCCCCACCCAGCCCGACGGGGAGAAGCAGCCTGTCGCCGTGCGCAACTGGACCCGGGTGGTGTACGGCCACGCGATTCCCCCCGAACTCGTCGCCAGCGCCCGCCAGAACGGGGTGCAGATTGTCCGCGCGCTGCCCCAGGGCGTGCAGCCCGTTCCCGACGACATGGGCGGCATCATCGACGCGGCCCGCGCGGTCGCCGAGAGCGCCAAGGTGGGCGTCGAGCCGCGCATCGACCTCTCGGAGATGCGGCCCGAGGGGGCGCCGATCCAGGGCTCGGGCGGCACGAGTTCCGGCCCCGTCTCCTTCCTGATGGAGATTTTCGACAACTTCCTGGAGTGGGCCAACCGGGGAGGGGAGACGAGCGGGCCGATCAACACGCTGCGGTTCGTGTACGCGCCCGTCCTCAGGGTGGTGAGGCAGGGCGGCTGCCTGCACCCCGACACCCTGGTGACGACCAGCCGGGGCACCCTTCGCCTGCGTGAACTCGCTGATCCGTTCACTTACGGCTGGCAGGATCACGCGCTCGAAGTGGCGACCGACGAGGGCTGGAAGCACAGCCCGCAGACCTTCAACAACGGTGTGGCCGACACCCTGAAGGTCACGTTGGAGAGCGGCCTGACCCTCCAGGGCACGCCCAATCACAAGCTCAAGGTGCTGCGCGAGAGCGGCGAGCGCGAGTGGGTGCGTTTCGACGAGCTGCGGGCGGGCGACTGGGCGATCCAGGTGCTGGACGAGCACACGGGTGGCAGTGTCACGCTCGCGCCGCTGGGTGAGGGCGACGTGCATTTCAACGCCAAGCCCATCACCATGCCCGAGACACTGACCGAGGACCTCGCCTTCTGGCTGGGCTACCTGTGGGGCGACGGCTTCGTGAGTGACGGCCGGGTGGGCTTTGCCGTGGCGCACGGTTCGCCCATGATCGAGGCCGCGCCGCGCCTCTTCCGCGAGCTGTTCGGCCTGGAGGTCGGCACCGAGCAGAAACCGGACGACGCCAGCCTGGTGTACGTCACCAAGAGCAGCGCCCTGGTCGCGTGGCTCAGCCAGAACGG
This genomic interval from Deinococcus aerius contains the following:
- the nth gene encoding endonuclease III, with the protein product MTRPPPPLPEGAQARAPLVLSALETLYPDARTELKFNSPFELLVATVLSAQATDVSVNAATPALFARYPDAHAMSGATPEDLEPLIRSIGLYRAKARNLAALARLLVERHGGEVPNDFGAVVALPGAGRKTANVVLSNAYGYPAIAVDTHVGRLARRLGLSAQTNPDRVERDLQHLFPRDRWVFLHHGLILHGRRVCLARKPRCPECPMRDFCPKVGVAA
- a CDS encoding zinc ribbon domain-containing protein codes for the protein MSDTGPLQSLQRVQELDLDLDRLRAEEDSVPEALRSARAQQERLNNDLEDTEITLEGVERQIRQLEQDLAGTRDQVARAREEQDKNAFDARAQSQYGSRIQMLTERAEEMEEDLAPLRERQRELTARASDLRGEHRALRPQLEALEAEDEARVQGLRDQGEGARQERARLVAGIDSRTVKEYDLIRRAKKGLGLVEIRGGRCTGCNVMLPVNVQQKAAQGKLPPVKCPSCGRFLVKLN
- a CDS encoding MFS transporter; translation: MTWRFSRQVWLYLTSAFTFGLSQAFAALFLNFYLRALGLGAEWQGLVNALPALTLACLSLPAVALARRISNAHTIKVGSVLSLLGAVLLAMAGGPVLAIAGALVQGAGAALLSVSGSPFMANHSDENTRVTLFSVQSALMTGAGFLGNLLGGRVPELYGAATGVAPDSLGALRVALLVSAAFQLAGLLPVLFLRPSGKPRPEGRSLAIRDKLTMIRLVAPNVLVGLGAGATIPFLNVFIEGKFRVDYASLGTLFAWTSLATATTALLQPLLVRRFGQLTAVLTVQAASLPFLAVLGFAPELWMVTVALFTRGALMNAAGPVYSAYAMTALPDEDRPMYSAVNTIAWDAGWAVSSLLSGVIRGMLPFGLAFNVLFAWTLLMYAGSVALIYLGLFRPARRSGHPAARPSGEATP